From one Catenulispora sp. GP43 genomic stretch:
- a CDS encoding amidohydrolase family protein: MSGFSLLLRGGSVADGTGAPLVARDVAVAGGRIRMLAPGTAAEAAEAAEVVDVSGLVVSPGFIDAHTHSDTSCIDGAEGRLDRAQVFASVLQGVTTEIAGNCGHSAFPGRYSGLAPLSRAHRAVGRANHLVSLVGHGTLRSAIVGQEARAASATEIVRMADALDEALSAGAVGFSTGLIYTPGSYADTAEITALARVAAQHGKPYVTHLRDEMSGVQEALEEAVAIARDSGAALHVSHHKTAGKYAWGLTEVTLARLAELRESGMDVTCDVYPYTAGSTALSAMLPPWAHDGGTERLLARLRDPAQLDLIREAIAEGVPGWENTVGNGGWDRIAVAGAPRHPACQGRTVADLAREAGVDAVDLVAELLLGEDGEVTIISHSMREDDVRRVLAARFAMIGSDGVPTAGLPHPRWAGSFARVLGRYAREAGLFDVPEAVRKMTGATAARFGLADRGVLRDGAHADVVVFDAARVADRATFASPLEGPEGVRMVVVGGTVVVRDGALTAARPGRVVGVGRH; this comes from the coding sequence GTGAGTGGTTTCTCGCTTCTCTTGCGCGGCGGGTCGGTCGCCGACGGGACCGGCGCGCCGTTGGTTGCGCGGGATGTGGCGGTGGCCGGCGGGCGGATCAGGATGCTGGCACCCGGGACTGCGGCGGAGGCCGCCGAGGCCGCCGAGGTCGTCGACGTCTCAGGTCTGGTGGTCTCGCCGGGATTCATCGATGCGCACACGCACTCGGACACGTCCTGCATCGACGGCGCGGAAGGCCGGCTCGACAGGGCCCAGGTATTCGCCTCAGTGCTCCAAGGGGTGACGACGGAGATCGCCGGGAACTGCGGCCATAGTGCGTTCCCTGGTAGGTATTCGGGGTTGGCGCCCTTAAGCCGTGCGCACCGTGCGGTCGGCCGGGCGAACCACCTCGTGTCCTTAGTAGGGCATGGGACGCTTCGCAGTGCGATAGTCGGCCAGGAGGCGCGCGCCGCCAGCGCCACGGAGATCGTTCGGATGGCGGATGCGCTGGATGAGGCTCTGTCTGCCGGTGCTGTCGGGTTCTCTACAGGGCTCATCTATACGCCGGGTTCCTATGCAGACACCGCAGAGATCACAGCGTTGGCGCGGGTCGCCGCACAGCATGGGAAGCCGTATGTGACGCATCTGCGCGACGAGATGTCGGGTGTGCAGGAAGCGTTAGAAGAGGCTGTCGCGATAGCGCGGGACAGTGGTGCGGCGCTGCATGTGTCGCACCACAAGACGGCCGGGAAGTATGCGTGGGGCCTGACCGAGGTGACGTTGGCGCGCCTGGCGGAGCTCAGGGAGTCGGGGATGGATGTCACATGCGATGTCTATCCCTATACGGCCGGCAGTACAGCGCTTAGCGCGATGCTGCCTCCGTGGGCTCACGACGGCGGAACGGAGCGGCTACTGGCGCGGCTGCGAGACCCGGCGCAGCTCGATCTGATCCGCGAGGCGATCGCCGAAGGGGTTCCCGGCTGGGAGAACACGGTCGGCAACGGCGGCTGGGACCGGATCGCGGTGGCCGGGGCGCCGCGTCACCCCGCTTGTCAGGGCCGCACCGTCGCCGATCTCGCGCGGGAGGCCGGGGTGGACGCCGTCGACCTGGTCGCGGAGCTGCTGCTGGGCGAGGATGGCGAGGTGACGATCATCAGCCACTCGATGCGGGAGGACGACGTGCGCCGGGTGCTCGCGGCCCGGTTCGCGATGATCGGCTCGGACGGGGTGCCCACCGCTGGACTACCGCATCCGCGCTGGGCCGGCAGCTTCGCGCGGGTGCTGGGGCGCTACGCGCGGGAGGCCGGACTGTTCGACGTGCCGGAGGCGGTGCGGAAGATGACCGGGGCGACGGCCGCCCGGTTCGGGCTCGCGGACCGCGGGGTGCTGCGAGACGGGGCGCATGCGGACGTCGTGGTGTTCGACGCGGCGCGGGTGGCGGATCGGGCGACGTTCGCCTCGCCGTTGGAAGGACCGGAGGGTGTGCGGATGGTCGTGGTCGGCGGCACGGTGGTGGTGCGGGACGGGGCGCTGACCGCAGCGCGGCCGGGACGGGTGGTGGGTGTTGGCCGGCACTGA